One Aegilops tauschii subsp. strangulata cultivar AL8/78 chromosome 7, Aet v6.0, whole genome shotgun sequence genomic window carries:
- the LOC141026760 gene encoding protein STRICTOSIDINE SYNTHASE-LIKE 10-like, translated as MCNPRTGNVTVLRSGLAFPNGMAVTLLLRHWLHAPTAGETEVLAELPRYPDNVHPDRGDQGWVLGGLEPKKAVGIERYHGELHEGRQGCRHRRCQERQGGRGAAGFSDSTVSEVVEGNGLLWIGSVDTPYVRLFKFASL; from the exons ATGTGCAACCCGCGGACCGGCAATGTCACCGTGCTCAGGTCCGGCCTGGCCTTCCCCAACGGCATGGCTGTGACTCT GCTGCTTCGTCACTGGCTGCACGCACCCACGGCGGGGGAAACGGAGGTGCTTGCCGAGCTGCCGCGGTACCCGGACAACGTGCACCCCGACAGAGGAGACCAGGGATGGGTACTGGGTGGGCTTGAACCGAAAAAAGCAGTGGGAATAGAACGGTACCATGGCGAACTCCATGAGGGCCGTCAGGGTTGTCGTCACCGGAGATGTCAAGAACGGCAGGGTGGCCGTGGCGCTGCGGGGTTCAGCGACTCCACGGTGAGCGAGGTGGTGGAGGGGAACGGGTTGCTGTGGATCGGCTCCGTTGACACGCCCTACGTCCGTCTCTTCAAGTTTGCATCTCTCTAG